In Sporocytophaga myxococcoides DSM 11118, the following are encoded in one genomic region:
- the prfA gene encoding peptide chain release factor 1: MIDKLEAIKKRFEEVSELIIQPEAMADMKKYSALGKEYKELEKIVQVYKKYKGILDNIDSAKKVLETEKDPDFREMAKTELDELVPEKDKMEELVKEMLIPKDPNDSKNVILEIRAGTGGDEAAIFAGDLHRMYQRLAEIMGWKLELLDYTEGTSGGYKEIICTVAGEDVYGKLKFESGVHRVQRVPATETQGRVHTSAATVVALPEVEDVEVDINMNDIRKDTFCSSGPGGQSVNTTYSAIRLTHIPTGVVVQCQDEKSQIKNFDKALKVLRSRLYEIELQKQNDEIGAQRKSLVGSGDRSDKIRTYNYPQGRVTDHRIGYTVYNLPVVMDGHIEDFIEQLRIAENAERLKEGAK; encoded by the coding sequence ATGATTGATAAGCTCGAGGCCATTAAAAAAAGATTTGAGGAGGTTTCTGAATTAATTATTCAGCCTGAGGCAATGGCAGATATGAAAAAATATTCCGCACTGGGAAAAGAATATAAGGAACTGGAGAAGATAGTGCAGGTCTATAAAAAGTATAAAGGAATTCTGGATAATATCGATAGCGCCAAAAAAGTACTTGAAACAGAGAAAGATCCTGATTTCAGAGAAATGGCAAAGACAGAGCTGGATGAATTGGTTCCGGAAAAGGATAAGATGGAAGAGCTTGTCAAAGAAATGCTTATCCCGAAAGATCCTAATGACAGCAAAAACGTTATTCTTGAAATCCGCGCAGGTACTGGTGGTGACGAAGCTGCAATTTTTGCAGGAGATTTACACAGAATGTATCAGCGTCTGGCTGAGATTATGGGCTGGAAACTTGAACTTCTGGATTATACCGAAGGAACTTCAGGTGGTTACAAAGAGATCATCTGTACTGTTGCAGGTGAAGATGTCTATGGTAAACTGAAATTTGAATCTGGAGTGCACAGAGTACAAAGAGTACCGGCTACCGAAACTCAGGGTCGTGTACATACTTCTGCGGCTACTGTTGTGGCTCTTCCGGAAGTTGAGGATGTGGAAGTTGATATCAACATGAATGATATCAGAAAAGATACTTTCTGCTCTTCTGGTCCTGGTGGTCAGTCTGTAAACACTACCTATTCAGCTATTCGTCTTACACATATTCCTACTGGTGTGGTGGTACAGTGTCAGGATGAAAAATCTCAGATTAAGAACTTCGATAAAGCTCTGAAAGTATTGCGTTCAAGATTGTACGAAATTGAGCTTCAGAAGCAAAATGACGAAATCGGAGCTCAGAGAAAATCTCTTGTTGGTAGCGGTGACAGATCAGATAAAATCAGAACTTATAACTATCCTCAAGGTCGTGTTACTGACCACAGAATAGGTTATACTGTTTATAACCTGCCGGTTGTAATGGATGGTCATATTGAAGATTTCATAGAGCAACTTCGTATCGCTGAGAATGCAGAGAGATTGAAAGAAGGAGCTAAATAA
- the radA gene encoding DNA repair protein RadA, producing MAKVKSSFFCQSCGAQSAKWVGKCPSCGEWNTYVEELIQKEEKQSWKSSSSTKVANKPKPINEVAYDQEERIYTNDGELNRVLGGGIVPGSLVLIGGEPGIGKSTLMLQIALSLVEHKVLYVSGEESEQQTKMRAERLGIKSNNCYVLTETSTQNIFKQIEILEPDVLVVDSIQTLHSSFIDSSAGSISQVRECTAELLKFAKESGTPVFLIGHITKEGTIAGPKILEHMVDTVLQFEGDRHMAYRIMRTTKNRFGSTSELGIYEMSGAGLKEVSNPSQILLSQRDEVLSGITIGATLEGNRPLLIEVQSLVSPATYGTPQRSSTGFDAKRLNMLLAVLEKRGGLRLGAQDVFLNIAGGLKIEDPAIDLSVCASIISSFKDLAIPQTVCFAGEVGLGGEIRAVNRIEQRISEAEKLGFKDIFISKYNKKGLDTAKFKVNIHAAARLDEVFDSLMN from the coding sequence ATGGCCAAAGTAAAATCCTCGTTTTTTTGTCAGAGCTGTGGTGCGCAGTCTGCTAAATGGGTGGGTAAATGTCCTTCCTGCGGAGAATGGAATACCTATGTGGAAGAGCTTATTCAGAAAGAGGAAAAGCAGTCCTGGAAGTCCTCTTCTTCTACAAAAGTTGCTAATAAACCCAAGCCCATCAATGAAGTTGCTTACGATCAGGAAGAGCGCATCTATACCAATGATGGCGAACTAAACAGAGTATTGGGAGGAGGTATTGTCCCAGGCTCTTTGGTTTTGATCGGTGGTGAACCAGGTATAGGAAAATCCACCCTCATGCTTCAAATAGCGTTAAGTCTTGTTGAGCATAAGGTATTGTATGTTTCGGGTGAGGAAAGCGAGCAGCAGACTAAAATGCGTGCCGAGAGATTGGGCATAAAATCCAATAACTGTTATGTACTTACAGAAACATCTACTCAGAACATCTTTAAACAGATTGAGATTCTGGAACCAGATGTTTTGGTAGTTGATTCAATTCAGACTCTACACTCTTCTTTTATTGATTCAAGTGCAGGAAGCATTTCTCAAGTTAGAGAATGTACTGCTGAGTTGCTGAAATTTGCCAAAGAATCCGGTACTCCTGTTTTCCTCATAGGTCATATTACGAAAGAAGGAACAATAGCCGGACCTAAGATTCTGGAACATATGGTTGATACTGTTCTTCAGTTTGAAGGTGATCGCCATATGGCTTACAGGATCATGCGTACAACCAAAAACCGTTTCGGATCTACTTCTGAGTTGGGTATATATGAAATGTCTGGTGCCGGGCTAAAGGAGGTCTCTAATCCTTCACAGATCTTGTTATCTCAGAGAGATGAGGTTTTGAGCGGTATAACTATTGGAGCAACCTTAGAAGGTAATCGTCCTTTGCTTATAGAGGTACAATCTCTTGTAAGCCCAGCAACCTACGGAACGCCGCAACGGAGCTCTACCGGGTTTGATGCGAAAAGACTAAACATGTTACTGGCTGTGCTGGAGAAAAGAGGAGGGTTGAGACTCGGCGCTCAGGATGTGTTTCTGAACATTGCAGGTGGGCTTAAGATTGAAGACCCTGCAATAGATTTATCAGTTTGTGCATCTATCATTTCATCCTTCAAAGATCTTGCAATTCCACAGACAGTTTGCTTTGCCGGTGAAGTCGGTCTGGGTGGTGAAATAAGAGCAGTTAACAGAATAGAACAAAGAATTTCAGAAGCGGAGAAGCTTGGGTTTAAAGATATTTTTATTTCAAAATATAATAAGAAAGGTCTGGATACTGCTAAATTCAAAGTTAATATTCATGCTGCTGCCAGACTCGATGAGGTGTTTGATTCTTTAATGAATTAG
- a CDS encoding arginine deiminase family protein codes for MRFDQGQVKDIDNSVIRVASDIGALKSVLIHKPDEGIEKVTPSKAVDLLYEDIVYLPKMVEEHQVFTNLLGHFIGEKNVHDFSNLLRDILKQDDIKKELVAVVCRLEHCDERVKQFLINAEPEVLANTLISGVYHNKKEISIFLPLPNLIFTRDLGTVINNHLLIAQASKRARSRESILSYFVFHYHPLFSAVNKSNKLFGISDNVEELVDNNNGHLGVFSVEGGDVMMVNENHLLIGTSERTSEMAVERIIRKIFEHKIVSEITVVNLPPLRFCMHLDTVFTMAKRNQSVVFAPLIMQEGKMKIQHYSANSQKPIVAKSLSTILKDIYPDWQFILCGEGKSPFEEREQWTDGCNLFAVREGVAFTYDRNLKTNKALQEAGYQVVKASELLQELRSGKICQEDIQNTIINLPSAELSRARGGPHCMTMPLCRG; via the coding sequence ATGCGATTTGACCAGGGCCAAGTTAAGGATATAGATAATTCTGTCATCCGTGTCGCTTCCGACATCGGAGCACTAAAATCGGTTCTGATCCACAAGCCGGATGAAGGAATTGAAAAAGTAACACCATCAAAGGCTGTTGACCTTTTATATGAGGACATTGTGTACCTTCCTAAAATGGTTGAGGAACATCAGGTCTTCACAAATTTGCTTGGCCATTTTATAGGTGAAAAAAACGTACATGATTTTTCAAACCTTTTAAGAGACATCCTGAAGCAAGACGATATTAAGAAAGAACTGGTAGCAGTAGTTTGCAGACTTGAGCACTGCGATGAAAGGGTAAAACAGTTTCTGATCAATGCAGAACCGGAAGTATTAGCCAATACACTGATATCAGGAGTATACCATAACAAAAAAGAAATCTCAATTTTCTTGCCTCTTCCTAATCTCATTTTTACAAGAGATCTGGGAACAGTCATCAACAACCATCTACTGATAGCACAAGCTTCCAAAAGAGCACGTTCTAGAGAATCCATACTTTCGTACTTTGTATTTCATTACCATCCACTGTTTTCGGCAGTAAACAAAAGCAACAAACTCTTCGGGATCTCAGACAACGTGGAGGAGCTGGTTGACAATAACAATGGTCACCTTGGAGTATTCTCTGTAGAAGGAGGTGATGTAATGATGGTAAATGAAAACCATTTACTAATAGGTACTAGCGAAAGGACCTCTGAAATGGCTGTTGAGAGAATAATCAGGAAAATCTTCGAACACAAAATTGTCAGTGAGATAACAGTTGTAAATCTTCCCCCACTGAGGTTTTGCATGCATTTGGATACTGTTTTTACAATGGCAAAAAGAAATCAAAGTGTGGTTTTTGCTCCTTTGATTATGCAGGAAGGTAAAATGAAAATACAACATTACTCTGCCAATAGCCAAAAACCAATTGTGGCAAAAAGTCTAAGCACGATATTAAAAGACATTTATCCAGACTGGCAGTTCATTCTTTGCGGAGAGGGTAAGTCTCCCTTTGAAGAAAGGGAACAGTGGACCGATGGCTGTAACTTGTTTGCTGTCCGGGAGGGTGTTGCATTCACTTATGACAGGAATCTGAAAACAAACAAAGCACTGCAGGAAGCCGGGTATCAAGTTGTCAAGGCATCGGAATTGCTTCAGGAACTTAGAAGTGGAAAGATTTGCCAGGAAGATATTCAAAATACAATCATCAATCTACCATCAGCTGAATTGTCAAGAGCGAGAGGTGGTCCGCATTGCATGACAATGCCACTTTGCAGGGGGTGA
- a CDS encoding AAA family ATPase produces the protein MVIIIAGLPGSGKSFFAEKLAKLIDARYLSSDIIRKELFQNPDYSEEEKEAVYSEMRLRMNKILFGKKDVILDATFIKDDLRKSFCKECIPHKITCKTIIISANEEDIKLRVSQKRPFSDADYSVYQKMKEQFELPQTEFLKLDSSHDDINLMLTKAVAYLNAH, from the coding sequence ATGGTCATAATCATTGCAGGCCTTCCAGGTTCCGGTAAATCTTTCTTTGCGGAAAAATTAGCTAAGCTTATTGATGCAAGATATCTCTCAAGTGATATTATAAGAAAGGAACTGTTTCAGAATCCTGATTACTCAGAAGAGGAAAAGGAAGCTGTTTATTCAGAAATGAGATTACGGATGAATAAGATCCTATTTGGAAAAAAGGATGTTATTCTGGATGCTACTTTTATTAAAGATGATTTAAGAAAATCATTTTGCAAGGAATGTATACCTCATAAAATCACTTGTAAGACTATTATTATAAGTGCCAATGAAGAGGATATAAAACTTCGGGTCTCTCAGAAAAGACCGTTCAGCGATGCTGATTATTCAGTATATCAGAAAATGAAAGAGCAGTTTGAATTACCTCAGACAGAATTCCTGAAGCTTGACTCTTCACATGATGATATTAACCTAATGCTTACCAAAGCAGTTGCATACTTAAATGCACATTGA
- the fumC gene encoding class II fumarate hydratase gives MSFRIEKDTMGPVQVPADKYWGAQTQRSKENFTIGGHLMPTEVIRAFAILKKAAAQTNLELGVLSADKAEIISKVCEEILDGKLDDQFPLVVWQTGSGTQSNMNVNEVIGNRAHVLLGGKLEDEKKKIHPNDDVNKSQSSNDTFPTAMSIAAYKLIVEETIPKVKSLRDTLDAKAKSFADVVKIGRTHLMDATPLTLGNEFSGYVAQLDHGIKTLQSTLDHLSELALGGTAVGTGLNTPKGYSELVAKKISQLAGHPFKTAPNKFEALAAHDAAVGTSGALKKLAVSLMKIGNDIRLLASGPRCGIGELIIPENEPGSSIMPGKVNPTQSEALTMVCAQVIGNDAAISVGGMQGHFELNVFKPVIIFNLLMSAKLIGDAADSFNKNCAVGIEPNLPFINKNLENSLMLVTALNTHIGYENAAKIAKKAHKENKTLREAAIELQLLTDEQFTSWVNAKDMIGSLK, from the coding sequence ATGAGCTTCAGGATTGAAAAAGACACCATGGGGCCGGTACAAGTTCCGGCAGACAAATATTGGGGAGCACAAACACAAAGATCAAAAGAAAACTTCACCATCGGCGGGCACCTTATGCCTACTGAAGTGATCAGAGCATTTGCTATTTTGAAGAAAGCTGCCGCACAAACCAATCTTGAGCTTGGCGTCCTTTCTGCTGACAAAGCTGAGATAATCAGCAAAGTATGTGAAGAAATTCTGGATGGTAAACTTGACGATCAGTTTCCTTTAGTGGTATGGCAGACAGGTTCAGGAACCCAGTCTAACATGAATGTGAACGAAGTAATCGGAAACAGAGCTCACGTTCTTCTTGGTGGTAAACTTGAAGACGAAAAGAAAAAAATTCATCCGAACGATGATGTAAATAAATCTCAGTCATCTAACGATACCTTCCCGACTGCAATGTCAATTGCAGCATACAAACTGATCGTTGAAGAAACAATTCCTAAGGTAAAGTCTCTTAGAGATACGCTTGATGCCAAAGCAAAGTCTTTTGCAGATGTTGTAAAAATCGGTCGTACGCACTTGATGGATGCTACTCCCCTTACACTTGGAAATGAATTTTCAGGTTATGTAGCTCAGTTGGATCATGGTATTAAAACCCTGCAATCTACCCTGGATCACCTTTCCGAGCTTGCACTTGGAGGAACAGCAGTTGGAACCGGGCTAAATACGCCAAAAGGATATTCTGAACTTGTAGCAAAGAAAATTTCACAACTGGCAGGGCATCCTTTTAAAACTGCTCCAAACAAATTTGAAGCATTAGCAGCTCACGACGCAGCAGTGGGAACTTCAGGGGCGCTGAAAAAACTTGCAGTAAGCTTAATGAAAATCGGAAATGATATCAGATTGCTTGCTTCCGGACCAAGATGCGGGATTGGAGAACTAATAATTCCTGAAAATGAGCCAGGTTCATCAATTATGCCAGGAAAGGTTAATCCTACTCAGTCTGAAGCACTTACAATGGTTTGCGCACAAGTTATAGGAAATGACGCTGCAATTTCTGTCGGTGGAATGCAAGGACATTTCGAACTAAATGTTTTCAAGCCCGTAATAATCTTCAATTTGCTAATGTCTGCAAAACTAATCGGAGATGCTGCCGATAGTTTCAATAAAAATTGCGCAGTCGGTATTGAGCCAAACTTACCATTCATCAATAAAAATCTTGAAAATTCGTTGATGCTGGTAACCGCTCTTAATACACATATCGGCTATGAAAACGCAGCTAAAATTGCCAAAAAAGCTCATAAAGAAAACAAAACTTTAAGAGAGGCAGCTATAGAGCTACAACTATTGACTGACGAGCAATTTACTAGTTGGGTTAACGCAAAAGACATGATAGGAAGCCTTAAATAA
- the tatC gene encoding twin-arginine translocase subunit TatC has product MAKAQNKEMSFLDHLEELRWHLIRSLISIVVFSLVAFLAKDFIFQTVILGPAKTDFWTYRMLCKLGPDLCIEKMNFSLQNRTLGGQFTMHINAAFVIGLILAFPYTFWEIWSFIKPGLYLKEQSAASGLLFYVTVLFVSGVLFGYYIVSPMSINFLANYSLDPSIENNFDLASYISTLTMMVLGSGLMFQLPVAVFILSKLGVMTPDFMRTYRRHAIVVILTVAAIITPPDVLSQIIISLPLFVLYEISIFISASVNKKRRKKEEMQELTYS; this is encoded by the coding sequence GTGGCAAAAGCTCAGAATAAAGAGATGTCATTTCTCGATCACCTTGAGGAATTGAGGTGGCATCTCATTAGATCGTTAATATCAATTGTTGTATTCTCTTTGGTTGCTTTCCTAGCAAAGGATTTCATCTTTCAGACGGTCATTCTGGGACCAGCCAAAACAGATTTCTGGACTTACAGAATGCTTTGCAAACTTGGTCCGGATTTGTGTATTGAAAAGATGAACTTTTCTCTCCAAAACAGGACATTAGGAGGTCAGTTTACAATGCACATCAATGCAGCATTTGTAATTGGGCTTATTCTTGCTTTCCCTTATACATTCTGGGAAATCTGGAGCTTTATAAAGCCGGGATTGTATCTGAAAGAGCAAAGCGCAGCAAGTGGTCTCCTGTTCTATGTAACTGTATTATTTGTTTCAGGGGTGCTTTTTGGTTATTACATTGTTTCTCCGATGTCTATTAACTTTCTTGCAAATTATTCCCTTGACCCAAGCATAGAAAACAATTTTGACCTAGCATCATATATTTCTACCCTTACTATGATGGTCCTCGGTAGCGGGTTGATGTTTCAATTGCCTGTGGCTGTATTTATCCTATCCAAATTGGGTGTAATGACTCCTGATTTTATGAGAACTTACAGAAGGCATGCAATAGTTGTGATCTTAACAGTTGCAGCGATCATTACTCCTCCTGATGTTCTTAGTCAGATAATAATTTCTCTGCCACTTTTTGTATTGTATGAAATAAGTATCTTTATCTCTGCTAGTGTAAACAAGAAGAGAAGGAAGAAAGAAGAAATGCAAGAGTTAACATACTCATAA
- the rpiB gene encoding ribose 5-phosphate isomerase B: MIKKIALGGDHAGYAYKKEIIADLQSKGYEVKDFGPFSEASVDYPDFVHPLSQAVESKEFDFGILICGSGNGVAITANKYKDIRASLCWTNDLAALARQHNDANVLCLPARFIELGDAKKFVQTFIETPFEGGRHQNRVDKINKCY, from the coding sequence ATGATTAAAAAAATAGCGCTAGGTGGTGATCATGCCGGATACGCTTATAAAAAGGAAATAATAGCGGACCTTCAAAGCAAAGGTTACGAGGTAAAAGACTTTGGACCATTCAGTGAAGCTTCTGTTGACTATCCGGATTTTGTACATCCATTATCTCAGGCAGTGGAAAGCAAAGAGTTTGATTTTGGAATTCTGATTTGCGGAAGTGGAAATGGAGTTGCAATTACAGCAAATAAATATAAAGATATAAGAGCTTCGCTTTGCTGGACGAATGATCTTGCTGCGCTTGCGAGACAACATAATGACGCAAACGTACTATGCCTTCCTGCAAGGTTTATTGAGCTGGGAGATGCAAAGAAATTTGTTCAGACTTTCATCGAAACACCTTTTGAAGGAGGAAGACATCAGAACAGAGTTGATAAAATTAATAAATGCTATTAA
- a CDS encoding Kazal-type serine protease inhibitor family protein, with the protein MIRSIVNQGYRIVLFFILFSCNGTTKDTSEKEGQKEPFQLGTEACIDSTKINPETVCIEIYDPVCGCNGKNYPNTCYAEKAGVTKFIKGECR; encoded by the coding sequence ATGATCAGATCTATTGTGAATCAGGGTTATCGCATAGTACTATTTTTTATTTTGTTTTCCTGCAATGGAACCACAAAAGATACATCTGAAAAAGAGGGCCAAAAAGAACCTTTTCAGCTTGGAACTGAAGCCTGTATTGATTCCACAAAAATAAATCCGGAAACAGTTTGCATAGAAATATACGATCCCGTTTGTGGATGCAACGGCAAAAATTATCCTAATACCTGTTATGCAGAAAAGGCAGGTGTTACAAAATTTATTAAGGGAGAATGCAGATAA
- a CDS encoding dimethylarginine dimethylaminohydrolase family protein, whose amino-acid sequence MIYTQKKVYDHNLHFSLDEIPPRVEPRKVLMASPEYFDIIDVKNPHMEKGLGNMDKELATSQWESVRNEYVRLAELGILDSVNVISGVPGCEDMVFAANQTFPWRDESGKKEVILSKMRHCSRQKEVPYFEEFFRDEGYKINKLVKTTLFEGMGDLIPHYGKMLLYGGYGFRSEKNAYDEIAQLLNVPIVALELINENFYHLDTCFLPLDEETVLICAEAFTTEGLKTIKKMFREVIAIPVHEAAQNFSLNAHIINDQITGKKVALMQKGGIITFHHLVKKGFEVIEVDTSEFIKSGGSVFCMKMMVY is encoded by the coding sequence ATGATTTACACTCAAAAAAAAGTTTACGATCACAATTTACACTTTTCTCTTGATGAAATCCCCCCGAGGGTTGAGCCAAGAAAAGTTCTAATGGCTAGTCCGGAATATTTTGATATCATAGATGTCAAAAATCCACACATGGAAAAAGGCCTAGGAAACATGGACAAGGAACTAGCAACAAGTCAGTGGGAGAGCGTCCGCAATGAATATGTGCGACTTGCAGAGCTTGGTATACTTGATTCTGTAAATGTAATTTCAGGCGTTCCTGGTTGTGAAGACATGGTATTTGCTGCCAACCAGACATTTCCATGGAGAGATGAATCAGGGAAAAAAGAAGTGATTCTCAGCAAAATGAGACACTGCTCCAGACAGAAAGAAGTGCCTTATTTTGAAGAATTCTTTCGGGATGAGGGATACAAAATAAATAAACTGGTAAAAACAACTCTTTTTGAAGGAATGGGTGACCTGATACCTCATTATGGCAAAATGCTCCTTTACGGTGGTTATGGTTTCCGTTCGGAAAAAAACGCTTATGACGAAATTGCTCAGTTATTGAATGTGCCAATAGTCGCTCTTGAACTTATTAATGAAAACTTCTATCATCTAGATACCTGTTTTTTACCTCTTGATGAAGAAACTGTATTAATATGCGCCGAGGCATTTACAACAGAAGGTTTGAAGACAATTAAAAAAATGTTCCGAGAAGTAATTGCCATCCCTGTGCATGAAGCTGCACAAAATTTTTCCCTGAATGCTCATATTATCAATGATCAGATAACAGGCAAGAAAGTTGCGCTTATGCAAAAAGGAGGCATTATCACTTTTCACCATTTAGTAAAAAAAGGATTTGAAGTAATTGAAGTGGACACTTCGGAATTTATTAAATCCGGTGGAAGCGTATTCTGTATGAAGATGATGGTTTATTAA
- a CDS encoding T9SS type A sorting domain-containing protein, producing the protein MRFLKYVTFFFFFLLIHRNGFCLQEEYIDGNDTYDTSFSPQNFHFQFIDQEQLKLSITPNPVEGTLQLSLKSSVSDEAQVLIYNSLGVLIKEVYITFNNGTSQFEIPVSNIHPGLYFLSIKGKIVNTTGRFIKR; encoded by the coding sequence ATGAGGTTCCTAAAATACGTCACATTTTTTTTCTTCTTCCTCCTGATACACAGGAACGGCTTCTGCCTGCAGGAAGAATATATTGACGGAAATGATACTTATGATACATCTTTTTCTCCTCAAAACTTTCATTTCCAATTTATTGATCAGGAACAACTTAAGCTCAGCATAACACCGAATCCTGTAGAAGGTACATTACAATTATCATTGAAATCAAGTGTTTCCGACGAAGCACAGGTGCTCATCTACAACTCTTTAGGAGTCTTAATCAAAGAAGTTTATATAACTTTTAACAACGGTACAAGTCAGTTTGAAATTCCCGTTTCCAATATCCATCCTGGTCTTTACTTTTTAAGTATTAAAGGCAAAATAGTTAATACAACAGGTCGATTTATAAAAAGGTAG
- the glyA gene encoding serine hydroxymethyltransferase, with amino-acid sequence METTIISALRDNQIFDLIAREKRRQESGVELIASENFTSRQVMEAMGSVLTNKYAEGLPGKRYYGGCEIVDLSEQLAIDRLKKLFKVEWANVQPHSGAQANMAVFLACLTPGDTILGFDLSHGGHLSHGSPVNFSGKYFKPVFYGVEKETGIINLDKVEEIALREKPKLIVCGASAYSRDWDYKRFREIADKVGAVLLADIAHPAGLIAKGLLNDPVPHCHFVTSTTHKTLRGPRGGIIMMGKDFENPMGLKTPKGEIRMMSNVMDMAVFPGVQGGPLEHVIAAKAVSFFEALSDDYLEYAKQVKKNAQVMADAFKKRGYEIISGGTDNHLMLIDLRSKGLTGKFAENTLIQADITINKNMVPFDDKSPFVTSGMRVGTAAVTTRGMKEADMEKIVELIDTVLMSNEDQKVIQKVKKDINHWMEDFPLYV; translated from the coding sequence ATGGAAACTACAATAATATCTGCCTTAAGGGATAATCAAATCTTTGATCTAATTGCCCGCGAAAAAAGAAGACAGGAGAGTGGTGTTGAACTTATTGCTTCTGAGAATTTTACCTCTCGCCAGGTAATGGAGGCTATGGGTAGCGTATTAACAAACAAATATGCAGAAGGGCTGCCAGGCAAAAGATATTATGGCGGATGCGAGATTGTAGACCTTTCAGAGCAATTGGCTATTGACAGACTAAAGAAATTATTTAAAGTTGAATGGGCAAACGTGCAGCCGCACTCTGGTGCACAGGCAAATATGGCTGTGTTCCTTGCTTGCCTTACTCCTGGAGACACGATACTAGGATTTGACCTTTCTCACGGTGGTCACCTTTCTCATGGTTCGCCTGTAAACTTCTCAGGTAAGTATTTCAAACCTGTATTCTACGGAGTTGAAAAAGAAACCGGAATAATTAATCTTGATAAAGTTGAAGAAATAGCATTAAGAGAAAAACCGAAATTGATCGTTTGCGGTGCTTCTGCTTATTCAAGAGACTGGGATTACAAACGTTTCAGAGAAATTGCAGATAAAGTAGGTGCTGTATTGCTTGCAGATATTGCTCACCCAGCCGGACTTATAGCTAAAGGATTATTGAACGATCCAGTTCCTCATTGTCATTTTGTTACTTCTACTACTCACAAAACTCTTAGAGGTCCAAGAGGTGGTATCATCATGATGGGTAAAGATTTTGAAAACCCAATGGGTCTTAAAACTCCTAAAGGTGAAATCAGAATGATGTCTAACGTTATGGACATGGCTGTTTTCCCAGGAGTACAAGGTGGTCCGCTTGAGCACGTAATTGCTGCAAAAGCAGTTTCTTTCTTCGAAGCACTTTCTGATGATTATTTAGAGTATGCTAAGCAAGTGAAGAAGAATGCCCAGGTAATGGCTGATGCATTTAAGAAGAGAGGATATGAGATCATTTCAGGTGGTACAGACAATCACCTAATGCTTATCGATCTTAGATCTAAAGGTTTGACAGGTAAGTTTGCAGAGAATACACTTATACAGGCAGATATTACAATAAATAAAAACATGGTTCCGTTTGATGACAAATCTCCGTTTGTTACTTCCGGAATGAGAGTTGGTACAGCCGCTGTTACCACCAGAGGTATGAAAGAAGCCGATATGGAAAAAATCGTTGAGCTTATCGACACAGTATTGATGAGCAATGAAGATCAAAAGGTTATCCAGAAGGTGAAAAAAGACATCAACCACTGGATGGAAGACTTTCCTCTTTACGTATAA
- the rbfA gene encoding 30S ribosome-binding factor RbfA — MDSKRQQKVSRLIQKEMGELFQRDTKGIFGGAFITVTHVKISPDLGVASIYLSFLKSNNQSAILQNIRENTKQVRKMLGEKVGKQLRIVPQLVFHIDDTVEYAANIDKILSGLEIPPAKKEDGENEEE, encoded by the coding sequence ATGGACAGCAAAAGACAACAAAAAGTTTCCAGGCTAATACAAAAAGAAATGGGCGAACTTTTTCAGAGAGACACCAAAGGGATATTTGGGGGAGCATTTATTACAGTTACACATGTAAAAATCAGCCCGGATCTTGGGGTTGCTTCAATTTATTTAAGCTTTCTGAAAAGTAATAATCAGAGTGCCATCCTTCAGAATATCAGAGAAAATACAAAGCAGGTAAGGAAAATGCTGGGGGAAAAGGTCGGAAAACAGCTTCGAATAGTTCCTCAACTCGTTTTTCATATCGACGATACAGTTGAGTATGCCGCTAATATAGATAAGATCCTTTCCGGACTTGAAATACCTCCGGCGAAAAAAGAGGATGGAGAAAACGAAGAAGAATAA